One Anatilimnocola floriformis genomic window, TGCAGTCGCCCCCCGGAATCTTCTTGCGCCATTGGCCGCAAGGATGGGCGGTTAAGGGGAATTCCAGATAAGGTTTGTCCGGTCGAATCTTCGACATTTCCACAACTCCGAAAGACAGTCCAAAGATAGGTCTCTGTCGCTGCGGTTGTGGGATCGGTTGTACAAGCCTTTTTGAGCGTTTTCGGAATCGTCGTAAGTCGTTACGCTGTAAGTGGTCAGGGCCGGAGTTGAACCGGCGACACATGGATTTTCAGTCCATTGCTCTACCAACTGAGCTACCTGACCGACCGGATGTCGATTTGTGGTCGGCATCGATCGCCGCGGGTTGTCCTCGCGGGAATCATATAGGTTAGCAGCCGCAGGGGGAATTTCCAGGGGGTGGAACGGCGGTTTTGGGGTTGGCGGCGGCAGTTAAGCTGTTGTGCGGACGGGGTTTGACGGTTTTTTCGGTTGGGATGGCGGGCGGATTGTTTTTGCCGGGGTAGCTCGCCAGTGATCGCTCCACTGGGGCAAGCCCAGGTGGTCGCGAGATTGTGCCGGCTGGCGATGCAACAATCAGCGCCCGCGTGAATGGTTGCATAGTGCAGTAGCCATTCACGCCACCGACGCTGTTGTGGCGAACCAAGGGAGGGCGAGGCTCCTGCCGAGCCGCCGAGGTGGAATTGCGAAGGCCGCCAGCGACTGCTTTCGACCGGCGCGGCTCGGCGGGAGCCTCGCCCTCCCGGTGGGGCGTTATGACGCATGACGCATCTTCGCCGGACCAGAGTTGTCTGCGCTGGCGTGTCTTTGTTGCGCTGGATGGGCGGTCGGCGAACTGGTGGGTCGACGCCACGGGGTGATATGGCTATTGTGATATCACCCGAATTGGTGGCAATAAAGTGTGATATTCGAGATCTGATATTGCACTCGATTTTAGCCGTTAAGTATTTTGTGGTAATGACTTGCGGAGCAAATTGAGTTTTGCATCACCTGTTATATTCTGGGGGTATGAAAGAGGGGGTGAGGTTCACGCCAGGATGGGTTTCACGATCTTGCCGTGGACGTCGGTGAGGCGGAAGTGGCGGCCTTGGAATTTGAAGGTCAGGCGTTCGTGGTCGATGCCGAGGAGGTGGAGGAGGGTGGCTTGGAAGTCGTGGACGTGGACGGGGTCTTTGGCGACATTCATGGCCAAGTCGTCCGACTCGCCGAAGGTGATGCCGGGCTTCACGCCGCCGCCGGCCATCCAGACGGTGAATGCGTAGGGGTGGTGGTCGCGGCCCCATTTCACTCGGTCGTTGAGGTTGCCTTGGATGAACGGCGTGCGGCCGAACTCGCCGCCCCAGATGACCAGCGTGTCGTCGAGCAGACCGCGGGCTTTCAGATCTTTGACGAGGGCCGCCGACGGCTGATCGGTGTCGCGGCATTGGTTGTAAAGCTCGGTGGTGATGCTGTTGTGCTGATCCCAGCCGGCGTGCATCAGCTGCACATAACCCACGCCGCGCTCGATCAGGCGGCGGGCCATCAGGCAGTTGTAAGCAAACGTGCCGGGCTCCTTCACCTGCGGGCCGTAGGACTCGAGCGTGGCCGCGGTCTCGTCCGAAAAATCGGTCAGCTCCGGCACGCTGCTCTGCATGCGATAAGCCATTTCGTACTGCGCGATGCGGGTCGCGATTTCGGGATCGGCGAATTCTTGCAGGCGCAGATCGTTGAGCTGTGCGAGTGCATCGAGTTGGGTGCGGCGGACCTCGCGCGACAGGCCGGCAGGGTTCGAAAGATAAAGAACCGGTTCGCCGCTCGCGCGGAATTTCACGCCTTGAAATTTGGAAGGGAGAAAGCCGCTGCCCCAATAGAAGTCGTAGAAGATCTGGCCGCAGCTGGTGCCTTTGCTGATCGACGTCATCACGACGAAGCCCGGCAAGTTGTCGGTTTCACTGCCGAGTCCATAGCTGAGCCACGCACCGAGCGACGGTCGGCCGGGCAGCTCGCCGCCGCTGAGAAAGAAGCAGATCGCCGGCGCATGATTGACGGCTTCGGTGTGCATGCTCTTGATGAAGCAGAGCTCGTCAACAATGCCCGCCGTGTGCGGCATGAACTTGCTGACCCACGCGCCGCTGTTGCCATGCTGGGCGAACGGCTCGACCGGCGCGAGGAGCAGTTTGCCCTGCGGATTGCCGGTCATCGTGCTAAAGCGTTTGCCCTTGGTGTATTCCTCGGGAACGGGTTTGCCGTGGAGTTCCTTCAGCTTTGGTTTGTAGTCGAACAGGTCGGCGTGCGTCGGGGCGCCGTTTTGGAAGAGATAGATGACGCGTTTGGCTTTGGGGGCGAAGTGCGGAAGATCGGGGAGACCGCCGAGGCGTTTGGTTGCGGGTTGGCCTCCGGCGGACTCCCTCGCTAACGCTACGGGCTTCCTTTCCTGCGCGAAGCCGTCGCGCGCGAGGAGCGAGGCGAGCGCAGCCGTGCCCAGACCGCAGGCCGAGCGGCCGAAGAACTCGCGGCGGTTGACGTTTAGGTGAGACTGAAGGAGAGGATTCATATAGTTTGCCGAGTAGCTGAATTCGCCAGAATTCAGAGGGTAGCGACGATCTGCGGGGCTCTGAATTCTGGCGAATTCAGCTACTTTTCATTCTTTTGTGAGGGCTTCATCGAGGTTCAGCAGCAAATTGCAAATGGCGGTCAGCGCTGCGTGATCGGCGAGGTTCAGTTTCTCATCACGCTTCGAAGCACCGATGGCGAGCAGTTTTTTAGCGGCTTCTTCATCGGCGTATTTGCTTTGCAGTTGTGCGAGAGCGGCGAGAACGATTTTCAGTTCTTGTGCGCTCGGTTCGCGAGAAAGGAGTTGACGATAGGCGAGTTGCAATCGCTTTTCGGGCGACTCTTCGCTCTTCATCAGTTTCTCCGCCCAGGCCCGCGCGGCTTCGACGTAGGTCACGTCATTGAGGGTGGTGAGCGAATGCAGCGGCGTGTTGGTGCGGTTCGATTTGACGGAACAAGTTTGCCGATTGGCGACGTCGAAGAAGACGGTCGGACCGACGATGCGTCGCCAGAATTGGTAGAGGCTGCGGCGATAGAGAGCTTCGCCGGTGTCGGGCGTGTAGCGGATGCCGCCGAAGCTCGCTTCTTCCCACACACCGGTCGGCTGATAGCCCTTCACCGGCGGACCGCCCGCTTTATCGACGAGCAATCCGCTGACCGCGAGGGCTTGATCGCGGATCATCCACGACGGCCAGCGTTGGCGTGGCGCGCGAGCCAGCAAACGGTTGGCAGGATCGCGCTCGTTGAGAGCGGGCGTCGACTTCGACGATTGCTGATAAGCGGCCGAGGTGACGATGAGGCGATGGATGTGCTTGACGTTCCAGCGATTGGGCTCGTTTGTGTGCGCGACGGTCGGTTGCGAAACGGTCGGTTCACGGAATTCGCAGGCCAGCCAATCGAGCAACTCGGGATGCGGCGGCCGTTCGCTTTGTACGCCGAAATCTTCGGTAGTTTTTACGAGGCCGGTGCCGAAGAACGATTGCCAGTAGCGGTTGACGACGACTCGCGAAGTGAGCGGATGCTCGGGCGAAACAAGCCAGCGGGCGAGTGCGAGACGGTTGGCCGGCGCGTCGGCGGGAAGGGGAGGCAGGATCGCTGGCGTGCCGTGGCTGACCTTGGCTTCCGGTTTGTCGTAGGCGCCGCGGGTGAGAATGAAGGTCTCGCGCGGTTGCGCTCGTTCGCGCATGACCATCGTGCGCGGCAGGCCTTTTTCGAACTTGTCGCGGGCATTGCGGGCTTCGTCCGATTGCGTCTGCACGATGAGCCAGGGGGAATGACTGGCGCGGAAATGGTCGCTGAGGAGTTTCTTCTGTTCGGCATTGCGCTGGTCGCGAGAAACTTTCATTGCGGCGAGCACTGCTTCCGGAGTCGTTTTCAGCAGTTGAATCGGCGAATCGGTGGCGAGAATTCGAAAATGGCCGAGCGTGTGTTGCCGGCCGAATTGGAACGAGAGCTTGATGGTGATCGGCTGATCTTTGGCGAATTTCGTCGGCAATTTCAGCGGCAGCGTGAGCGTGTGAATCTTGCCAAAGGCGGGCATTACGGCCCAGCCGGTGGTGGGATTGGCATCGATCACGCCGCGGGCGGGCCAGCCGTCTTGAGCGAAGTCGGCCGTCGCGGAATCGAACAGCAATGGCTTTTTGGCTTGGGCGAGCGTGACTTCGGAGAGAACGAAGTTGCCGTTGTCGGCTCGGCCGGGGCCGTTGTTGATCAGCGATTCGTGCGGCAGGGCTTCGAGCTTGAGGGCTGTGACTGTCAGGTCTTCTGTGGGGCGAAATTCGATTTCGTAGCTGCTTTTATCGGCGTTCGTGCCTTCCGCGAGTATGCTGCCGTCGTCAAGCTTCTTCAGTGTCACGCCGTCGGTGGCGTTAAGCTCCTTGATTGCGAATGCTTGCCACTTTGGCTCGGCGGGGCCGTCGCCACTGGTGAGATTCTGCTCCCATTCTTTCTGCAGTTCGGGCAGTTTCTTTTCAAACTCATCGCGGGCGGTCTTGGATTCTTTTTCGGCGGCACGCAGCTTGTCGAGTTCGGTCTGTTGCTCGGGAGAGGCAAAGCTGAGGATCGGATTGGCGAGGCCGCCGGCATCGTTGCCGCCGCTTTCTTCGATCGAGTTGAAGTAGGCCGACAGCTGGTAATACTCACGCTGCTTGAGCGGGTCGAACTTGTGATCGTGGCAGCGGCAGCAGTTGAAGGTGAGGCCCATCCAGACCGCGCCGGTCGTTTCGACGCGGTCCTGTACGTAGTCGACGCGCGACTCCTCGGCGATGCGGCCACCTTCGCCGTTGATCATGTGGTTGCGATGAAAGCCGCTGGCGATCAGTTGCTGCTGAGTCGCATTCGGCAGCAGATCGCCCGCGAGTTGCTCGATGGTGAACTGGTCGAACGGCTGATTGCGATTGAGGGCTTCGGTCACCTGATCGCGCCAGTACCACATCGCCCGGGTGGGATCGCCTTGATAGCCATTCGTGTCGGCATAGCGGGCCGCATCGAGCCAGTCCCAAACCATTCGCTCGCCGTATTGCCGCGAGGTAAGAAGGCGGTCGACGACTTTTTCGTACGCTTGCGGAGAATCATCTTTCAGAAACGCATCGACTTCGGCGAGCGACGGCGGCAGGCCGGTGAGGTCGAGTGTCACGCGGCGGATGAGCGTTTCTTTCGGCGCGATCGGCGACGGCTGGAGTTGTTCGCGCTCGAGCCGAGCTAACAGGAATGAGTCGATCGGATTCTTCGGCCAGGCTTTGTTTTTGACTTCCGGCAGGGCGGGGCGCTGCGGTGTTTCATACGCCCAGTGCTTGCCCCATTTGGCGCCAGCGTCGATCCAACGTTTGACGAGTTCAATTTGCGCTGCCGTCAGTTTGCGATTCGACTTTGGTGGCGGCATTACTTCGTCGTGATCGCTGCTGATGAGCCGCTGATAGAGTTTGCTATCGGCGCTTTTGCCGGGAATGATCACGGCGTCTTCCGTTCGCAGCGCGCCCGCTTCGGTATCGAGTTGCAGATCGGCTTCGCGGGCTTTGGGATCGGGGCCGTGACAATGAAAGCAATTGTCGGAGAGGATCGGCAGGATATCGCGGCTGAAGTTGGGAGCGTCGGCGGAAGCAGAAATGCTGTTGCCGACAACGACCATGGCGACCAAAATTCGCGTCCAGCGAGACATGTTAGCTCAGCGGTAGGAAGAGGTGAGCAGGAAGGCAGCTCTTACCTTACTCGCTGGACCCCAGCGTTCTCAACCCAAATGGTTCGGTCTTTGGGCCAAGGCGCTGGCCAGCCGTTCTTGCCATTGTTGAGCGTTGCCGAGGATTTGAGGGTATTCCAGCTGAAAATTCTGCCAGTCAACTTCCCATGTCAGGGGCCAATCGGCGATGGTGCGTCGTCCATAGGGCTGGATCATGATTTGCAGTCGCTCTCGCATGTCGTCGGGCAGTGCATAAGCTTCAGCGAGCAGCACTGCGTCGTACAGGTCCTTTCCCTGGGCGTAGGCGTCTTCTTCGAGCCACATCAGTTTCCACGCCAGCGACTGCGCGGGACTGGCGGCATAGAGCTGAACGGTTTGCTGGTTATGCAACCGAACTTGCGTTGTCACTGGCGGCGTCCACAGTGCTTCGCCAAAGACAAAATCGAGTTGCACGTTGCCGGCTGGCAAGTCAGGCGCCAGCCAGTTGATCGTGAGGCGTTTTCCGGGGGCGCGCGAATAGATCCAAATGTCATCCTCGGCAAATCGGCCCCAGGTAATTTGCGTGCCGGGTATCGAATTTGTTTCTTCGATCAATTGCCGGATTGACGCGAGCAGTTCTCGGCCTCGACTATCGTCAGGTGCGATCGATTCGGGCTGCACCACCCAATCCATGTCGCCGGGCTCGCGGGCAGAATCGCCAAGATAAGTGCGCAGCAAGCTGCTGCCGCGCAAGACGAGGTTCGAGCCGACGGAGGAATTCGCGACCAGCTGCAGCCAATGATCGGTGGCCGCACGCCGGGCTGCATACCAACCGGTGCGCATCGCAGGATCGCGAAATTGCGGCTCGCCTTTGCGAAACCCGCAGGGATGATGCTGCAAGGCGGGCTCAAAAACATCGGGGCGTTTGACGCGCTCGTCATCCCAAAGCAATTGATAGCCATGGGGATACTTTGAGTATGGTTCCGCCATATTTATTCCTTTGAGAGCCAACCGGCGTCGAGCGCCAGATTGCTATCGTAGACCACATACTCTTCTTCCGCTTCCAATAGTTCGTACTCAGCACGCTGCAAGTCTTGCAGTAGTTGCTGCCACGCGGCGCGTGCTTCGATTTGGCCCATCGTTGAGCAGCGCTGCGTGATAAACCGTTCTTCCAAGCCATCGTCGCGACGTCGGCGCGCATTGCGCGAGAGATGCGCTCCATGCGGCTGCGTAAATTCTTTCAATGACCGTAAATCTGTTCCCTCGGCCAGCAACAGCTTGAGGTGAAATTCGAAGTAGCGGTCGGCCGGTTCGCGGATTGCTGCCGCGCAAGTCTGCGGGATGCCCTGCGCGGTTGGCTCGGCTTCGATCTTGACGCGAACGACAGATAAACCAGCTTCGGCGAGCGTCGATGTCTCGATTCGAACGTTCGACATCACTTGGGGGAGAGAACCCCGCGCTCTGGCCGTGAGCATCGGTTGCGAGCGATTTGCGCCGCGCTCGAGCTCGATCCACAGCCATTTCATTCCCATTCGCTCGGCGGTCGCTTGCAGTGCGCTTGGCTCGGTAACCGCCGCCAGCGTGAAGTGAATTTCGAAGCTACCAACAATCTCAGTCATGAGGTTTGAGTTACGTCGATGCACCAGCTTGAAAGCCGATGCGAAGTTTTTCCTTCGTCTTGTCATCGGCAGGGGCCATCATTTGTTGCAGTACTTGGGTGATCGCGCGGATTTGTTCGTCGTGCAGATCGACGGTCTTGGCCAGTTGCTGCAGCTGTTCGACGAACTCACCCGGAGCGGCGAGGAGCCGGCGCAGCCGCACGAAGGCGCGGACGATTTCAATATTTACCTGCACAGCGCGTGGCGAACGCAAGACGCTGCTGAGCATGGCGACGCCATGCTCGGTAAAGACCCAAGGGAGGGTGCGCCGACCACCGCGTGGGTTTTTATTCGACTCTAGTCCCGCGGCTTTAACTTCTTTTGCTGAAGCAGCTTCTGGTTTTGAAATCACAATTTGTGATTTCAAATCTCTAAGTTCTTGCGAAGTAAGAGTATGCGCAAAATCAGCTGGAAAACGATCGATATTTCGCTGTACGGCTTGGTTCAACGCAGAAACGGTGACGCCGTACAATTTCGCCAGATCGACATCGAGCATAACTCGTTGCCCACGCATTATATAAATCAACCGACTGACACGTTCGACGTCGACTTTCGCGACCGCTGATTTGCGTTTTGCCATCGTGATTGACTCTCGGATCTAAAACTTGAGGTCGCAAATTGCGATTCCAAGTTTGCAAGATGTTTATTCTTAATAACTTATGTTCACCGCCATGGTCGCACTTGCGTTGGATCCACCGTATCGGGCAGCGATGTGTGAGCAGCCGTAGACGATGGTGGCGGTGGCGGGGCCATGGCGGGATCGATGAACCACAGCATTCGGCCGAGCAGTCGGAAGTAAAGAAATAGCGGAGTGACGACGAGGACGGCTGCGAGCGGCGCGACGATCACCGTGCCATAGGCTAAGAGGGACATGCCGCCGGCGCCGACCACGCTGAGGAGTAATGTCTCGAAGGCGAAGGTTATCCAGCCGCTCCCCGAATGGCGAAAGCTTTGCCAGAAGGTTTGCGATTGCAGCGGCCCTTGCAGCGATTTTTCGAGCAGCATCGGCAACCAAGTGATCGGCAGGAGGAACAGCAGCGAAACGAGCACCACGATCCAACCCCAGGCTGTTTCGCCGCCCAGCACCAGGAAATACATCAGGCCGGGCAACACGGCAGCGGCGGCGGCGACGGCGAGGAACTTTGGATTGCCGGGGGGCAACAGGTTGGGTGGATTGCCGACAAGGGGCCAATCTTCGATGGCGTCGCGGCCGCGAGCGGTATCGCCGACGATGGCCATCGCGTGTGCGCCGAGAACGGCCAGCCAAGGAAGGCCGAGGATTGCGGCGAAGAACATGCCTGCCGAACCGCTCGATACTTCGATGGCAGCAATCGGAATCGCCGCGAGCGCAGTGAGCGCCAACCACCGCGGCAGTGTGCTGGGATAGAGCATGTATTCGAGAATGCCCACAAGAAACGGACTTCGCTCGAAGGGGGGCCGGCCATTGTCAGCAGGTTCGCTCCACAATTCGTCGCCATAGGTTTCGGCGTGCGTGCGCACGGGCGGAGGCGCTGGCGGTGGAGGTTTGTTGCCGGGTTTATTCGCAGTGCTTTGGGGCGAGAATTGCGACGGCTGCGGGATGGCAGAACCGGGAACTGGCGAAGCTGGTCGACCAGCGGCCGGCTGCGCACCGGGATGAGCGGCCTGCGTGGGTGTGACCGTCAACGGCTTCATCGGCAGATCGCCCTCATCATCCTCGGGCGGCTTGGGTCGTTCGATCGGCTCGAACTTCGGCCGCTCGAAAGTTGGACTCAGGGCAAAGTCTTCGGCATCGTCCATTGATGGCCCGTCGGAGGGCTTTTGCCAATCCTGCTGTTTCGGCGGCCGCACTTCGTTGGGCGAATGACAATCGTGGCAATTGATCATGCCGCCGATCTGTTCTTCGCGGGCGTAGAGCAAGGATCCGCAGAGAAAGCAATGGAAGCGAAATTCAGTCGGCTTCGGCGGAGGCTGTTTTTTCTCGGGCTCCTTTTTTGATGCTTTTTCAGCGGGCCGTTCACTGGGTGAAATCGCCGCGGGTTTGGGTGCTGCCACCGGCTCGGTGGGATCAACAATCATCGGCCGCGCGAGTTCCTCGTCGGTGGGGACCGTATCGAGCAACGGCTTGAGCACGGCTGGCGCAACCGGCGTTGGAGGCGCAACTGGCACGTGAGGAGTAGCGGGCTTCGGTGCTGCGACAGGAGTCGCAGCAGGAACGCCCGGAGCAGCTGCAGGAACAGCAGCTTCAGTCGATCCCCCAATCGTAAACGGCTGATTGCATTTGGGGCACAAACACTTCGAACCCGCCGGCTGCGCAGGGCGCTTGATCGACTGGCGGCAATTCGGGCATTCCATCCGATCGGCGGAACTCAAGCGAAAGACCTTCGGCGACGAGGGGCGAGAGAAGAGCGAAAACAGCTCTGCCATTGTACCAAGGCGGCCGCGGGCACGGCGGGTATTCAGGCGGGCTCGAAAACGTTTACGATTGAGGAATCTTTGCCTTTGAATTTCAGACTGGTTAATCGCAGCCAAAACCACACATGACAGCTTCCTACAACGAACTTTGTTTTCTCGCCCGCGAAGGGGCCCTTATCGAATCGATCGATGCCGTGATCGGTTGGGACGAACGGACCTATATGCCCGAAGCGGCCGGTGAATATCGGGCTGAGCAGCGGACATATCTTTCCGGCCTCGCCCACCAAAAACGGACGCAGCCGCGGTGGGGTGAGTTGCTGAACGAATTGGCCACGAGTGACCTGGCCAAGGATACGCATAGCGACACGGGCACGAATATTCGGCAGATGAAGCGGGAGTACGACAAGCGTTGCAAGCTGCCGCAGAAACTCGTCGAAGAGCTGACGCGCACGGCAGCGCTCGGCGAGCAGGCGTGGGTCAGAGCTCGTCAGGCCAATGACTTTGCGCAGTTCGAACCGCACCTGACCAAGATGGTCGACCTCAAGCGACAGCAAGCAGCGGCGCTCGGTTATGCAGACGTCCCGTACGACGCGCTGCTCGA contains:
- a CDS encoding DUF1501 domain-containing protein, yielding MNPLLQSHLNVNRREFFGRSACGLGTAALASLLARDGFAQERKPVALARESAGGQPATKRLGGLPDLPHFAPKAKRVIYLFQNGAPTHADLFDYKPKLKELHGKPVPEEYTKGKRFSTMTGNPQGKLLLAPVEPFAQHGNSGAWVSKFMPHTAGIVDELCFIKSMHTEAVNHAPAICFFLSGGELPGRPSLGAWLSYGLGSETDNLPGFVVMTSISKGTSCGQIFYDFYWGSGFLPSKFQGVKFRASGEPVLYLSNPAGLSREVRRTQLDALAQLNDLRLQEFADPEIATRIAQYEMAYRMQSSVPELTDFSDETAATLESYGPQVKEPGTFAYNCLMARRLIERGVGYVQLMHAGWDQHNSITTELYNQCRDTDQPSAALVKDLKARGLLDDTLVIWGGEFGRTPFIQGNLNDRVKWGRDHHPYAFTVWMAGGGVKPGITFGESDDLAMNVAKDPVHVHDFQATLLHLLGIDHERLTFKFQGRHFRLTDVHGKIVKPILA
- a CDS encoding PSD1 and planctomycete cytochrome C domain-containing protein, with the translated sequence MSRWTRILVAMVVVGNSISASADAPNFSRDILPILSDNCFHCHGPDPKAREADLQLDTEAGALRTEDAVIIPGKSADSKLYQRLISSDHDEVMPPPKSNRKLTAAQIELVKRWIDAGAKWGKHWAYETPQRPALPEVKNKAWPKNPIDSFLLARLEREQLQPSPIAPKETLIRRVTLDLTGLPPSLAEVDAFLKDDSPQAYEKVVDRLLTSRQYGERMVWDWLDAARYADTNGYQGDPTRAMWYWRDQVTEALNRNQPFDQFTIEQLAGDLLPNATQQQLIASGFHRNHMINGEGGRIAEESRVDYVQDRVETTGAVWMGLTFNCCRCHDHKFDPLKQREYYQLSAYFNSIEESGGNDAGGLANPILSFASPEQQTELDKLRAAEKESKTARDEFEKKLPELQKEWEQNLTSGDGPAEPKWQAFAIKELNATDGVTLKKLDDGSILAEGTNADKSSYEIEFRPTEDLTVTALKLEALPHESLINNGPGRADNGNFVLSEVTLAQAKKPLLFDSATADFAQDGWPARGVIDANPTTGWAVMPAFGKIHTLTLPLKLPTKFAKDQPITIKLSFQFGRQHTLGHFRILATDSPIQLLKTTPEAVLAAMKVSRDQRNAEQKKLLSDHFRASHSPWLIVQTQSDEARNARDKFEKGLPRTMVMRERAQPRETFILTRGAYDKPEAKVSHGTPAILPPLPADAPANRLALARWLVSPEHPLTSRVVVNRYWQSFFGTGLVKTTEDFGVQSERPPHPELLDWLACEFREPTVSQPTVAHTNEPNRWNVKHIHRLIVTSAAYQQSSKSTPALNERDPANRLLARAPRQRWPSWMIRDQALAVSGLLVDKAGGPPVKGYQPTGVWEEASFGGIRYTPDTGEALYRRSLYQFWRRIVGPTVFFDVANRQTCSVKSNRTNTPLHSLTTLNDVTYVEAARAWAEKLMKSEESPEKRLQLAYRQLLSREPSAQELKIVLAALAQLQSKYADEEAAKKLLAIGASKRDEKLNLADHAALTAICNLLLNLDEALTKE
- a CDS encoding nucleotidyl transferase AbiEii/AbiGii toxin family protein, with the translated sequence MAEPYSKYPHGYQLLWDDERVKRPDVFEPALQHHPCGFRKGEPQFRDPAMRTGWYAARRAATDHWLQLVANSSVGSNLVLRGSSLLRTYLGDSAREPGDMDWVVQPESIAPDDSRGRELLASIRQLIEETNSIPGTQITWGRFAEDDIWIYSRAPGKRLTINWLAPDLPAGNVQLDFVFGEALWTPPVTTQVRLHNQQTVQLYAASPAQSLAWKLMWLEEDAYAQGKDLYDAVLLAEAYALPDDMRERLQIMIQPYGRRTIADWPLTWEVDWQNFQLEYPQILGNAQQWQERLASALAQRPNHLG
- a CDS encoding ORF6N domain-containing protein; translation: MAKRKSAVAKVDVERVSRLIYIMRGQRVMLDVDLAKLYGVTVSALNQAVQRNIDRFPADFAHTLTSQELRDLKSQIVISKPEAASAKEVKAAGLESNKNPRGGRRTLPWVFTEHGVAMLSSVLRSPRAVQVNIEIVRAFVRLRRLLAAPGEFVEQLQQLAKTVDLHDEQIRAITQVLQQMMAPADDKTKEKLRIGFQAGAST